In Pirellulales bacterium, one genomic interval encodes:
- a CDS encoding transposase, with product MMRHHPCRHLVVVMDQAKPHTSQKTKAYIESQPRLHTFYLPSYSPDWNPDEKVWNHLKHHELKSHRAKTKDELKQLTQRKLQSMAKRPELLQGLYFRCCVSDFFG from the coding sequence ATGATGCGACATCATCCTTGTCGCCATCTGGTGGTCGTCATGGATCAAGCCAAGCCGCATACATCGCAGAAGACCAAAGCTTACATCGAGAGCCAGCCACGCCTGCATACGTTTTACCTTCCCAGCTATTCGCCGGACTGGAACCCCGATGAGAAAGTTTGGAACCATCTGAAACATCACGAACTGAAGAGTCACCGAGCAAAAACCAAAGACGAACTCAAACAACTCACCCAACGAAAGCTGCAATCCATGGCGAAGCGACCAGAACTCCTCCAGGGGCTGTACTTTCGTTGCTGTGTGTCAGATTTTTTCGGATGA